TCGACCACGTCGTAGACGCGGTCGTCGCCGAGCTGCTCGCGCATCACGTCGAGCTTTTTCAATATCTTTTCGAGGACAGCGCCCTCGCGCGTATTCGAGGCGACGAGATTGAACACCCAGACGTCGTCGGCCTGGCCGTAGCGGTGGATGCGGCCCATCCGCTGTTCCAGCCGGTTAGGGTTCCAGGGAATGTCCCAATTGATCAGGTAGTGGCAGAATTGCAGGTTGATGCCTTCGCCGGCCGCGTCGGTGGCCAGCATGATCTTTTTCGAGGTGCGGAACTCTCGCTGGGCCTCCTTGCGCGCGTCGGCGTCCATCTTGCCGTGGATTGTGGCCACCGTATAGCCGCGATGCGTGAGCCGCTGACACAGGTTATCCATCGTGTCTTTGTGCTCGGTGAAGATCACCAACTTTTCGTCTTCGCGCCGGATGACGTCGGACGAATCGAGCACCTTGCGCAGCTCGGTGAACTTTGCCTCGTTGAACTGCGCCTTGTTCAACCCTTCGGCGACGCGCAGCAGATCCGAGACCTCGTTCCGCTCGTCTTCGACCGCTTCAGGGTCGTCGCTCAGTACCTGGCGAAAAATCTTCTTGTCGACCGCTTCGCGTTCAGCTTCATCGAGCTCTTCATAGTCGGCATAGGCGCGGGGGACGTCTTCGGTGTCGCCCTTCAAAAGACGTTTGACCTCGGCGGGACTGCGGCGCGGGTCGCGCAACAGCCGCAATACCTCGTCGAGAGCGGCCAGGCGAGTGCGGAGCGTGCAGGTGATGGCGTAGATCGACGAGGCCAGGCGGCGCTGCATGACCATCACCGTCAATTCGACGTTGCGGTTCTTCTTGGCGCGGGCCTCCTTGCGCCGCGAGCGAACGTATTTCGTCACGGCGTTGTACAGATCGAGCTCTTCGGGCGTCAGCTCATAGCCGAGCGTCTTCGTGTACCGCGGCTTGAACAGCGGCTGCTCCGACCAATCGAGCATTTCCTCTTTCAAGCGGCGAAGGAAGAAGCGGTTGCGGGCCTTGGCGATGGCCGCCTCGCCCTCGAAGGCCTCGCCCTTTTCGTTGAACAGCCGTTTGCCGATCCGCTCGTTGACCAACTCGTCGGCCTGGAACAGGTCTTCGTCGAGCAGCATCAGCAGTCGGCGGAAGGTGTCTTTGCGGCCGCGATGCGGCGTGGCCGTGAGAAACAGCAAATGATCGGTCCGCGGGGCGAGCTGCTCGATCGCCTGGTAGCGGTCGCTTCGCTCGACCTTCGCACCGTATTCATAAGCCGAAAGCTTGTGGGCCTCATCGACGATGATCATGTCCCATTGCGCTTCGCGCGCCGCGTTGAGGCAGCCTTCATGACGGGCAATGAAATCAATCGACGTGATGAACAATCCTTCGTCGGAGCGCGCGAACTGGGCCGGCTCGGCCTCGAAGCTGTGGCGGTTAATGCGTCGGAAGTTGAGACCGAATTTTTCGGCCATTTCGTCGTACCACTGCCGCGTCAAACCGCCGGGCACGACGATCAGCACCTTATTGACCGTGCCGCGGAAGAGCAGCTCTTTGAGCAACAGCCCCGCCATGATCGTCTTGCCGGCCCCCGTGTCGTCCGCGAGCAAAAAGCGGATTCGCGGCAGCGGCAGCAGGTAGCGATAAACGGCTTCGACCTGGTGCGGCAGCACATCGACGGCCGACGAGTTGACGGCGAAAAGCGGATCGAACTGATAGGCGGTCTGGATGCGGTTGGCTTCGACGCCCAGCAGAAATGTTTTTGCGTCGCCGTCGTAGGTGAACGACGCACCGCGAATGCGCGTCAGGCGAGAGATCTCTTCGGACGAAAGCGGCCGGCGGATCAGGCGGCGGGAGGTGACGCCGATACCCTCGACGAGCATCTTGGGGCCGAAGCTGGTGATATTGCGCAATTCAACATGCTCGTCGGGTTCCAATCCGGCGACGACATCACCCGGCGCGAACGATACGGTAGACATGGCCCTCACTGCCGCTGACAGCCCTGGTGTACTGGCCCTCGGCTGCTGGCCGGCTGGAACGATCAACCGGCGACGTTCCCGAACGTAGCCACGGTGCCGCCATTAGGGTATCGGGTGGGCAGGCGAATGTACAGCCGCCGCGGCAGGCGCACGGCCGGCACAGGGAAGAATTGCGGTTCGTGGTCCGTTGCCTGTGGCTGCGTCGGGATCCGGCCCGTCGGGAACTTTCCGGCGGTTGGCGGCGTCTAAAGGTTGGCGGCACGGCACAGCGGCTGGGCGTGATGGCCCGCGCGGCGCGCATCTTCCTCGTGTTTGCCGCGCAGCGGCCCGAAGACCGCGCCATGCCCGTGCAGTTAAGAGACAACCTCGGCAACCGCCTGGTGATGCGCGTCGAAAGTCCCGGCACGTCGATGATCGCTTTGGGCGAAGAAGGCGCCGAGCGGCTCCTCGGCCGCGGCCACCTCGCCGCGCGGCTGCAAGGCGAAGATCGAATCATTTATGCCCAGGTGCCGATCCTGTCGCCCGATCAAATGGCGCTCACTGTGGCCGCGATCCGGCAGTCGACGCGCCGCACGTGACGCGGTGCTAGTGCCTTGACCGGCAGCCCCGCATCTCATTCGCTCCCGGCGCGCCGGGACACAAGGCGGATGCAATCCGCGCAATCGTCCGGGCCAGGATCGGCTTGCGAGAAATGGCGTTTTCCGGCCGGTGCGAATACTACACCTGGCAAAGCCCGCGGGGCGACCTCTACGTCGTGTCGCTGGCGCTGAAGAACCGCACGGGCAAGGCGGCGCCGAGCTACGAATGGTGGAAGACCTTGGCGCAGGTGGTGGCCGGCCGCGCGTCGAGCGAAGATGTCGCGCTCGATATCCTTTGCAGCGAGTTGTCGAGCGTCGAAGGTATGCGGCGCACTTGCCTGGCGTGCGGCGCCGTCGATTTTGTCGACGGCCTCCCGCGTGCCGCGCTCGACAACTCAGAGTCCTGGTTCATGTGCGAATGCTCCGCGATCGTCGGCTCCTGAAACCGGTTGCTCGTAGAAGACCAGCCCTAGCAACTGGCCGGGGTTGGTCAAATCGACGGTGACGCGGAGCGGTTCGGGAGGGAGAGGGTTGTCAATCGTAGCAGGCACACTCCGTTGTGCCGTTGCCTTCGAGCGCAAGACGTTAATCCACGAGCCGGTCGTTGCTGCTGCTCGGTGTGCCGCCAAAACCGCGAGAGCGAAGTCGACGAGCACGCGGCAACGGCACGGCGGAGCGTGCCTGCTACTTTGGCAACGGCACGGCGGAGTGTGCCTGCTACTTTGGCGACGGCACAGCGGAGTGTGCCTGCTACTTTCTACGCGAGGCATCGCTGCCTCCTTTTGATGTGGCCGCACCGCCCGCTCGGCGGCGCTTGCCGTGTATTTAACCGATCGCCCGGCGATTGCAAGCAAGTTGCGGTCAGGTTTTTTCATGGGGACGTTCAAGGGTTCAGGGTTCAGGGTTCAGGGTTCAGGGTTCAGGGTTCAGGGTTCAGGGTTCAGGACGGGCTGACATCACGACGGAGCGTGATGGCGACTGACCACGGACCACGGACAACGGACCACCTTCCTCGCTCACGCTTCGGGTTATTGTCGCCCTCACGTCATTGCCGGCCTTGCTTTCCGGCGGCCAGCGGCGGAAAATCATGTTG
This genomic interval from Pirellulales bacterium contains the following:
- a CDS encoding helicase-related protein, translated to MSTVSFAPGDVVAGLEPDEHVELRNITSFGPKMLVEGIGVTSRRLIRRPLSSEEISRLTRIRGASFTYDGDAKTFLLGVEANRIQTAYQFDPLFAVNSSAVDVLPHQVEAVYRYLLPLPRIRFLLADDTGAGKTIMAGLLLKELLFRGTVNKVLIVVPGGLTRQWYDEMAEKFGLNFRRINRHSFEAEPAQFARSDEGLFITSIDFIARHEGCLNAAREAQWDMIIVDEAHKLSAYEYGAKVERSDRYQAIEQLAPRTDHLLFLTATPHRGRKDTFRRLLMLLDEDLFQADELVNERIGKRLFNEKGEAFEGEAAIAKARNRFFLRRLKEEMLDWSEQPLFKPRYTKTLGYELTPEELDLYNAVTKYVRSRRKEARAKKNRNVELTVMVMQRRLASSIYAITCTLRTRLAALDEVLRLLRDPRRSPAEVKRLLKGDTEDVPRAYADYEELDEAEREAVDKKIFRQVLSDDPEAVEDERNEVSDLLRVAEGLNKAQFNEAKFTELRKVLDSSDVIRREDEKLVIFTEHKDTMDNLCQRLTHRGYTVATIHGKMDADARKEAQREFRTSKKIMLATDAAGEGINLQFCHYLINWDIPWNPNRLEQRMGRIHRYGQADDVWVFNLVASNTREGAVLEKILKKLDVMREQLGDDRVYDVVDDLLEDVPLVTMIERSIDAEDADQAKEVAKEAGRMIADPKLEQKADELVALQKKQSLASRLDLADARQLRDASDERRLQPLFMRNFFINAWRAAGGTVRPDDHYPVYHVGPLPSKVMEVARRLRLHIADKYENPFVFDKQLVSVASPQRVPEYTRLLGSGHPLFDAVTEWAIHEARESFAKGATLCDPNIAVPQRLWLVRSAVEDGRQEARKRLAHQQFSVVLADHHGLRAVSPATVLNFTEIVAAPKVASTLSVPSPTTEGPSSAQDVTQPNSDASSLAPTLAVPDFPTDEVQLWSYTNLTEHQMRRVSEHRRAECELRRHYLETTFTELITEQSLKLEELQRASLFGNDDADEREKLERRLNDLKARKTRRLEELELMLRLTANLPEVITSALVLPAPVAVLDDALGEGAPPEEPAAGGGLPMRRDDEIERIAMQVVMRYERSRGWNPIDISADGEHYDIRSEGPDGERRFIEVKGRAASGGVVLTAPERDKLEQLGDRAYLYIVTFCGSERESAQGDGTPPARGCAVPATLRPRLRIIRDPMSRLHPAMLYRQVQYFVTEADWRQHGDEHDCPPPD